One Streptomyces hundungensis DNA segment encodes these proteins:
- a CDS encoding DUF3052 domain-containing protein — MSATADHAEERTNPAMRLGFEPGQVVQEIGYDDDVDLDLREGIESLIGQDLVDEDYDDVADVVLLWFRDEDGDLTDALVDAIGLLEDGGTIWLLTPKTGRDGYVEPSDINDAAQTAGLSPAKSVSVGKDWSGTRLKSGKR, encoded by the coding sequence GTGAGCGCGACCGCGGACCACGCGGAGGAGCGGACCAACCCGGCCATGAGGCTGGGGTTCGAGCCCGGACAGGTGGTCCAGGAGATCGGTTACGACGACGACGTCGACCTGGATCTCCGCGAGGGCATCGAGTCCCTGATTGGCCAGGATCTCGTCGATGAGGACTATGACGACGTCGCCGACGTCGTGCTGTTGTGGTTCCGCGACGAGGACGGCGACCTTACGGACGCCCTGGTGGACGCCATCGGTCTCCTCGAGGACGGCGGCACGATCTGGCTGCTGACCCCGAAGACCGGCCGGGACGGATACGTCGAGCCCAGCGACATCAACGACGCCGCGCAGACGGCCGGCCTGTCGCCGGCCAAGAGCGTCAGCGTCGGCAAGGACTGGTCGGGCACCCGCCTGAAGTCCGGCAAGCGCTGA
- a CDS encoding peroxiredoxin has product MAIEVATLAPEFELKDNHGRTVRLSDFRGEKNVVLLFYPFAFTGVCTGELCELRDNLPKFVNDDTQLLAVSNDSIHTLRVFAEQEGLEYPLLSDFWPHGEVSRAYGVFDEDKGCAVRGTFIIDKEGVVRWTVVNGLPDARDLNEYLKVLDTI; this is encoded by the coding sequence ATGGCTATCGAGGTCGCCACCTTGGCCCCGGAGTTCGAGCTCAAGGACAACCACGGCCGGACCGTGCGGCTGAGCGACTTCCGCGGCGAGAAGAACGTGGTGCTGCTCTTCTACCCGTTCGCCTTCACCGGCGTGTGCACGGGCGAGCTGTGCGAACTGCGCGACAACCTGCCGAAGTTCGTCAACGACGACACCCAGCTGCTCGCCGTCTCCAACGACTCCATCCACACCCTGCGCGTCTTCGCCGAGCAGGAGGGCCTGGAGTACCCGCTGCTCTCCGACTTCTGGCCGCACGGCGAGGTCAGCCGTGCCTACGGTGTCTTCGACGAGGACAAGGGGTGCGCGGTGCGCGGCACCTTCATCATCGACAAGGAGGGCGTGGTCCGCTGGACCGTCGTGAACGGTCTGCCGGACGCGCGCGACCTGAACGAGTACCTCAAGGTGCTCGACACCATCTGA
- a CDS encoding TerD family protein — protein MGVSLSKGGNVSLTKAAPNLTAVIVGLGWDARTTTGGDFDLDASALLTNDQGKVTNDANFVFFNNLKSPDGSVEHTGDNLTGEGEGDDEVIKVNLSGVPADVAKIVFPVSIYEAESRQQSFGQVRNAYIRVVNQADNSELARYDLSEDASTETAMVFGELYRNGAEWKFRAIGQGYASGLRGIAQDFGVNV, from the coding sequence GTGGGAGTCAGCCTCAGCAAGGGCGGCAACGTCTCGCTGACCAAGGCCGCCCCCAACCTGACCGCGGTCATCGTCGGTCTGGGATGGGACGCACGCACCACCACCGGGGGTGACTTCGACCTGGACGCCAGCGCCCTGCTCACCAACGACCAGGGCAAGGTCACCAACGACGCGAACTTCGTGTTCTTCAACAACCTCAAGAGCCCCGACGGCTCCGTCGAGCACACCGGTGACAACCTCACCGGTGAGGGCGAGGGCGACGACGAGGTGATCAAGGTGAACCTGTCCGGCGTCCCGGCCGACGTCGCCAAGATCGTCTTCCCGGTCTCGATCTACGAGGCCGAGTCCCGCCAGCAGTCCTTCGGCCAGGTGCGCAACGCCTACATCCGCGTGGTGAACCAGGCGGACAACAGCGAGCTCGCCCGGTACGACCTGAGCGAGGACGCCTCGACGGAGACCGCCATGGTCTTCGGCGAGCTGTACCGCAACGGCGCGGAGTGGAAGTTCCGCGCCATCGGCCAGGGCTACGCCTCGGGCCTGCGCGGCATCGCGCAGGACTTCGGCGTCAACGTCTGA
- a CDS encoding TerD family protein: MGVTLAKGGNVSLSKAAPNLTQVLVGLGWDARSTTGADFDLDASALLCANGRVLGDEYFVFYNNLKSPEGSVEHTGDNLTGEGEGDDESLIVDLTKVPAGCDKIVFPVSIHDADNRGQTFGQVANAFIRVVNQADGQELARYDLSEDASTETAMIFGELYRYNGEWKFRAVGQGYASGLRGIALDFGVNVS; encoded by the coding sequence ATGGGCGTCACGCTCGCCAAGGGGGGCAATGTCTCCCTCTCCAAGGCCGCACCGAACCTGACCCAGGTGCTCGTCGGCCTCGGTTGGGACGCGCGCTCCACCACCGGAGCCGACTTCGACCTCGACGCCAGCGCCCTGCTGTGCGCCAACGGGCGGGTGCTCGGCGACGAGTACTTCGTCTTCTACAACAACCTCAAGAGCCCCGAGGGTTCCGTCGAGCACACCGGCGACAACCTGACCGGTGAGGGCGAGGGCGACGACGAGTCGCTCATCGTCGACCTCACGAAGGTGCCCGCCGGCTGCGACAAGATCGTCTTCCCGGTCTCGATCCACGACGCGGACAACCGCGGCCAGACCTTCGGACAGGTCGCCAACGCCTTCATCCGCGTGGTCAACCAGGCCGACGGCCAGGAGCTGGCCCGGTACGACCTGAGCGAGGACGCCTCGACGGAGACCGCGATGATCTTCGGCGAGCTGTACCGCTACAACGGCGAGTGGAAGTTCCGTGCGGTTGGACAGGGGTATGCGTCGGGTTTGCGGGGCATCGCTCTAGACTTCGGGGTCAACGTCTCCTAA
- a CDS encoding DUF475 domain-containing protein: MVLKTFGWSFVITAIGLALAVLYDGWTALGVVAILAVLEISLSFDNAVVNAGILKKMNAFWQKIFLTIGVLIAVFGMRLLFPVVIVAISAKIGPVDAVDLALNDADRYQQLVTDAHPSIAAFGGMFLLMIFLDFIFEDRDIKWLAWLERPLAKLGKIDMLSVCIALVALLIASMTVATHAHQHGGAHVDKAQTVLISGIAGLITYLVVGGLSGYFENRLEEDEEREHEQEEEARRTGSAVSAVAMAGKAAFFMFLYLEVLDASFSFDGVIGAFAISNDIVLMALGLGIGAMYVRSLTVYLVRQGTLDDYVYLEHGAHYAIGALAVILLVTIQYEINDVITGLVGVVLIAWSFFSSVRRNRRIAAAGGEDAGERAEVGSGV; encoded by the coding sequence GTGGTTCTGAAAACCTTCGGCTGGTCATTCGTGATCACCGCGATCGGCCTGGCCCTGGCCGTGCTCTACGACGGGTGGACGGCCCTCGGGGTCGTGGCCATCCTGGCCGTCCTCGAGATCTCGCTGTCCTTCGACAACGCGGTGGTCAACGCCGGAATCCTGAAGAAGATGAACGCCTTCTGGCAGAAGATCTTCCTCACGATCGGCGTGCTCATCGCCGTCTTCGGCATGCGCCTGCTCTTCCCCGTGGTCATCGTCGCGATCAGCGCCAAGATCGGCCCGGTCGACGCCGTCGACCTCGCGCTCAACGACGCCGACCGCTACCAGCAGCTGGTGACCGACGCGCACCCCTCGATCGCCGCGTTCGGTGGCATGTTCCTCCTGATGATCTTCCTCGACTTCATTTTCGAGGACCGTGACATCAAGTGGCTCGCCTGGCTGGAGCGCCCGCTGGCCAAGCTCGGCAAGATCGACATGCTGTCGGTCTGCATCGCCCTGGTCGCGCTGCTCATCGCCTCCATGACGGTCGCCACCCACGCCCACCAGCACGGCGGCGCGCACGTGGACAAGGCGCAGACGGTCCTGATCTCCGGCATCGCCGGCCTCATCACCTACCTCGTCGTCGGCGGCCTTTCGGGCTACTTCGAGAACCGCCTCGAAGAGGACGAGGAGCGCGAGCACGAGCAGGAGGAAGAGGCGAGGCGCACCGGCAGCGCGGTGTCCGCCGTCGCCATGGCCGGCAAGGCCGCGTTCTTCATGTTCCTCTACCTGGAGGTGCTGGACGCGTCGTTCTCCTTCGACGGCGTGATCGGCGCCTTCGCCATCAGCAACGACATCGTCCTGATGGCGCTCGGCCTCGGCATCGGCGCGATGTACGTACGGTCGCTCACCGTCTACCTGGTCCGCCAGGGCACCCTGGACGACTACGTCTACCTGGAGCACGGAGCGCACTACGCGATCGGTGCGCTGGCCGTGATTCTGCTCGTCACCATCCAGTACGAGATCAACGACGTGATCACGGGTCTGGTCGGCGTGGTCCTCATCGCGTGGTCCTTCTTCTCCTCTGTGCGCCGCAACCGGCGGATCGCCGCGGCCGGCGGCGAGGACGCGGGCGAGAGGGCGGAAGTCGGCTCCGGGGTGTGA
- a CDS encoding TerD family protein — MAFWDGLWRGRASQFDSGSAATNTIELTRRHNTVSLGKQGANTGSLRVNLSWRMRTSDFGGKPDQSGLLLRHPLKFFKPEMVQGHTHSMVNVDLDLGCLYELQDGTKGVVQPLGNFFGATNKPPYVECSGDDRFGSASGETVFVNLDHRDEIKRLLVFVYIYDQTPAFDRTHAKVTLYPSNGPRIEIELDERAPEARSCAVVSIENVKGDMIVRREVKFVYGFQAELDRLYGWGLQWGRGYKTKA; from the coding sequence ATGGCGTTCTGGGACGGCCTGTGGCGGGGCAGGGCCTCACAGTTCGACTCGGGCAGCGCGGCGACCAACACGATCGAGCTGACCCGACGGCACAACACGGTCTCGCTCGGCAAGCAGGGCGCCAACACCGGCAGCCTGCGGGTCAACCTGTCCTGGCGGATGCGGACCTCGGACTTCGGGGGCAAGCCCGACCAGAGCGGGCTGCTGCTGCGCCATCCGCTGAAGTTCTTCAAGCCGGAGATGGTGCAGGGCCACACCCACTCCATGGTCAACGTCGACCTGGACCTGGGCTGTCTGTACGAGCTCCAGGACGGCACCAAGGGCGTGGTCCAGCCGCTCGGCAACTTCTTCGGCGCGACCAACAAGCCGCCCTACGTGGAGTGCAGCGGCGACGACCGCTTCGGGTCGGCCTCCGGGGAGACGGTCTTCGTCAACCTCGACCACCGCGACGAGATAAAGCGGCTGCTGGTCTTCGTCTACATCTACGACCAGACCCCGGCCTTCGACCGCACCCACGCCAAGGTGACGCTCTATCCGAGCAACGGCCCGCGCATCGAGATCGAACTCGACGAGCGCGCCCCCGAGGCCCGCTCCTGCGCGGTGGTGTCGATCGAGAACGTCAAGGGCGACATGATCGTGCGACGCGAGGTGAAGTTCGTGTACGGCTTCCAGGCGGAGCTGGACCGGCTGTACGGCTGGGGGCTCCAGTGGGGCCGCGGCTACAAGACCAAGGCCTGA
- a CDS encoding TerD family protein, whose translation MTGMTHAMLKGSNVPLEAPAVRAVLRWSPGADVPDVDASALLLAADGRVRSDEDFVFYNQPRHPSGLVRRLPKKRVAEGLTDTVEADLAALDRSVDRVLITASSDGATFRAVRDLRILLFDAAASGAEPVALFDVKPETGEETAIICGELYRRGEGWKFRAVGQGYPTGLVGLATEYGISVDDGEGADSASSTPSAPSAPSVPKPLPRHAAEPAYGYPHPAPPDRPPLAQPSYGYPQPASPQPAYGYPQSAPAPDPAFVLPPMGPQFIRP comes from the coding sequence ATGACCGGCATGACGCACGCGATGCTGAAGGGATCGAACGTCCCGCTGGAGGCCCCGGCCGTACGGGCCGTGCTCCGCTGGTCGCCCGGCGCCGACGTCCCGGACGTGGACGCCTCGGCGCTGCTGCTCGCCGCCGACGGCCGGGTGCGTTCGGACGAGGACTTCGTCTTCTACAACCAGCCGCGCCACCCGTCGGGGCTGGTGCGCAGGCTGCCCAAGAAGCGCGTCGCGGAGGGGCTCACCGACACCGTCGAGGCCGATCTGGCGGCCCTCGACCGCTCCGTGGACCGGGTGCTGATCACCGCGTCGTCGGACGGCGCGACCTTCCGTGCCGTACGGGACCTGCGGATCCTGCTGTTCGACGCGGCGGCCTCGGGGGCCGAGCCGGTCGCGCTGTTCGACGTGAAGCCGGAGACCGGCGAGGAGACCGCGATCATCTGCGGCGAGCTGTACCGCCGCGGCGAGGGCTGGAAGTTCCGCGCGGTCGGCCAGGGCTATCCGACCGGCCTGGTGGGTCTCGCCACCGAGTACGGCATCTCGGTGGACGACGGCGAGGGCGCCGACAGCGCGTCCAGCACGCCGAGCGCCCCCAGCGCGCCGTCCGTGCCCAAGCCGCTGCCGCGGCACGCGGCCGAGCCGGCCTACGGCTACCCGCACCCCGCTCCCCCGGACCGGCCGCCCCTCGCGCAGCCGTCGTACGGCTATCCCCAGCCGGCCTCGCCCCAGCCCGCCTACGGCTACCCGCAGAGCGCTCCCGCGCCGGACCCCGCGTTCGTCCTGCCGCCCATGGGGCCGCAGTTCATCCGCCCGTAG
- a CDS encoding HpcH/HpaI aldolase/citrate lyase family protein produces the protein MRHFGHVPPAVRKSLFHQEPCEFTAGSSARVLSAALGATLYSPATRPTLAGDVLKQARRGVTSMVLCLEDSIDDAEVVAAEANLVRQFADLDARGEEVPLLFVRVRDPLQIPDLVRRLGTSARLLCGFVLPKFTEERGMGFLEALTAAESASGRRLFAMPVLESPELLHLETRAETLAGIARTVEKYRERILALRLGVTDFCSAYGLRRSPDMTAYDVKIVAGVIADVVNVLGRADGSGFTITGPVWEYFRLQERMFKPQLRRSPFLEGRAEELRTALIEHDLDGLLREIELDRANGLLGKTCIHPTHVMPVHALSVVSHEEFSDAADILRPERGGGGVLRSAYTNKMNEVKPHRAWAERTLLRAEVFGVAAEDVGFVDLLTAGLAE, from the coding sequence ATGCGGCATTTCGGGCACGTCCCGCCGGCTGTGCGGAAGAGCCTCTTCCATCAGGAGCCCTGTGAGTTCACCGCGGGCTCGTCCGCACGCGTGCTGTCGGCCGCCCTCGGTGCCACGCTCTACAGCCCCGCGACCCGGCCCACGCTCGCCGGCGACGTCCTGAAACAGGCCCGCCGCGGCGTCACGTCCATGGTGCTGTGCCTGGAGGACTCGATCGACGACGCCGAGGTGGTGGCCGCCGAAGCCAACCTGGTGCGCCAGTTCGCCGACCTCGACGCCCGCGGCGAAGAGGTCCCGCTGCTGTTCGTGCGGGTCCGCGACCCCCTCCAGATCCCGGACCTGGTGCGGCGCCTCGGCACCTCCGCCCGCCTCCTGTGCGGCTTCGTCCTGCCGAAGTTCACCGAGGAGCGCGGCATGGGCTTCCTGGAGGCGCTCACCGCCGCCGAGTCCGCGAGCGGACGCCGGCTGTTCGCCATGCCCGTCCTGGAGTCCCCCGAACTGCTCCACCTGGAGACCCGGGCCGAGACCTTGGCCGGAATCGCGCGCACGGTGGAGAAGTACCGCGAGCGGATCCTCGCCCTCCGCCTCGGCGTCACCGACTTCTGCTCCGCCTACGGACTGCGCCGCTCGCCCGACATGACGGCGTACGACGTGAAGATCGTGGCCGGGGTGATAGCGGACGTGGTGAACGTGCTGGGCCGCGCCGACGGCAGCGGCTTCACCATCACGGGCCCCGTGTGGGAGTACTTCCGGCTCCAGGAGCGGATGTTCAAGCCCCAACTGCGCCGCAGCCCCTTCCTGGAGGGCCGCGCCGAGGAGCTGCGCACCGCGCTGATCGAGCACGACCTGGACGGGCTGCTGCGCGAGATCGAGCTCGACCGGGCCAACGGGCTGCTCGGCAAGACCTGTATCCACCCCACGCACGTGATGCCCGTCCACGCCCTGTCGGTGGTCAGCCACGAGGAGTTCAGCGACGCGGCGGACATCCTGCGGCCCGAGCGCGGCGGCGGCGGGGTGCTGCGCTCGGCGTACACCAACAAGATGAACGAGGTGAAGCCACACCGCGCCTGGGCCGAGCGCACCCTGCTGCGGGCAGAGGTGTTCGGCGTCGCCGCCGAGGACGTCGGCTTCGTGGACCTGCTGACGGCGGGCCTCGCCGAATGA
- a CDS encoding phosphoribosyltransferase — protein MTERTEGHSTVVEWSGTWVAERLGVELVGDERLSSLLGLALRRNPKRAHLLVSHVLGKHVPQRPSVVWGAGYELGLRVRELLGREAAGRAVVLGYAETATGLGHSVADGLSLAPCLHSTRRPVAGVATAGGFEESHSHATSHLLLPEDPRLLAGQGPLVLVDDEFSTGNTVLNTIRDLHARHPRDHYVIVALVDMRSPRDRDRLTAFAAEIGARIDLIASASGTVRLPEGVLDKGRALVEEYETANPGHLLCKSSAPSPSPARRVDLDWPQGLPDGARHGFTPAHRATLEAALPGMAARLAGALDLPRATGTPRVLVLGFEELMYAPLRLALALEERGGAEVRYSTTTRSPVLAVDDPGYAIRTRLAFPAHDDPADGPGERYAYNVAGGGFDAVVVVVDSAADTPQLHAPGGLLAQLAAHLPHVVLAVVPSYVPQGAPMPEPLRGPAFSSYAPDEVGWLLKDLSSVALEAPTEEREEAIQSGGAHYAESLPVEYQPSPQYQELFRAALDGSAGRIARAVGVVTETILAELPQRRKRLGDPHPRPVLVSLARAGTPVGVLMRRWAQYRHGLDLPHYAVSIVRGRGIDPNALRWLAAHHDPADVVFVDGWTGKGAITRELAAALGEFPEFADFDPEIAVLADPGSCVRTYGTREDFLIPSACLNSTVSGLISRTVLRGDLIGPGDFHGAKFYRELAGADVSGHFLDSVAARFEEVAPEVERDAKALRDTDRTPSWEGWAAVERISEEYGIHDVNLVKPGVGETTRVLLRRVPWKILAGRGAGADLDHIRLLAEQRGVPVEEVDGLPYSCVGLIHPQYTRGATGADGTAVVAQ, from the coding sequence ATGACCGAACGAACAGAGGGACACAGCACCGTGGTCGAGTGGTCGGGAACGTGGGTCGCCGAGCGGCTCGGAGTCGAGCTCGTCGGGGACGAGCGGCTGAGCTCCCTGCTCGGCCTCGCCCTGCGCCGCAACCCCAAGCGCGCCCATCTGCTCGTCTCCCATGTCCTGGGCAAGCACGTACCGCAGCGGCCGTCCGTGGTGTGGGGCGCCGGGTACGAACTGGGCCTGCGCGTAAGGGAGTTGCTGGGAAGGGAGGCGGCCGGACGGGCCGTGGTGCTCGGCTACGCCGAGACCGCGACGGGCCTCGGGCACTCGGTCGCCGACGGCCTGTCCCTCGCTCCCTGTCTCCACTCCACCCGCCGCCCCGTCGCGGGCGTCGCGACGGCGGGCGGTTTCGAGGAGTCCCACTCCCACGCCACCTCCCATCTGCTGCTCCCCGAGGACCCCCGACTCCTCGCAGGGCAGGGCCCGTTGGTGCTGGTCGACGACGAGTTCTCCACCGGCAACACGGTCCTCAACACCATCCGTGACCTGCACGCGCGCCATCCGCGCGACCACTACGTCATCGTCGCGCTCGTCGACATGCGCTCCCCGCGGGACCGCGACCGCCTCACCGCCTTCGCGGCGGAGATCGGCGCCCGCATCGACCTCATCGCCTCCGCGTCGGGCACGGTCCGGCTCCCGGAGGGCGTCCTCGACAAGGGCCGGGCGCTGGTCGAGGAGTACGAGACGGCGAACCCCGGACATCTGCTTTGTAAGAGCAGCGCTCCTTCCCCGAGCCCCGCGCGCCGCGTCGACCTGGACTGGCCCCAGGGCCTGCCCGACGGCGCCCGTCACGGATTCACCCCCGCGCACCGGGCCACCCTGGAGGCCGCTCTGCCCGGCATGGCCGCGCGCCTGGCCGGGGCCCTCGATCTCCCCCGCGCCACCGGAACGCCGCGCGTCCTCGTGCTCGGCTTCGAGGAGCTGATGTACGCGCCGCTGCGCCTCGCCCTCGCTCTCGAAGAGCGCGGCGGCGCCGAGGTGCGCTACTCCACCACCACCCGCTCGCCCGTCCTCGCGGTCGACGACCCCGGCTACGCCATCCGCACCCGCCTCGCCTTCCCCGCGCACGACGACCCGGCCGACGGGCCAGGCGAGCGGTACGCCTACAACGTCGCGGGCGGCGGCTTCGACGCCGTCGTGGTGGTCGTGGACTCGGCCGCCGACACCCCCCAACTGCACGCCCCCGGCGGCCTGTTGGCCCAGCTCGCCGCCCACCTACCGCACGTCGTGCTCGCCGTCGTGCCCTCGTACGTACCCCAAGGTGCCCCCATGCCCGAGCCGCTGCGCGGCCCCGCCTTCTCCTCCTACGCGCCCGACGAGGTGGGCTGGCTGCTCAAGGACCTCTCCTCGGTCGCGCTCGAAGCGCCGACCGAGGAGCGCGAGGAGGCCATCCAGAGCGGCGGCGCACACTACGCGGAGTCGCTGCCGGTCGAGTACCAGCCGAGCCCGCAGTACCAGGAGCTGTTCCGGGCCGCGCTGGACGGCTCGGCCGGACGGATCGCGCGGGCCGTCGGAGTGGTGACCGAGACGATCCTGGCCGAGCTCCCCCAACGCCGAAAGCGCCTGGGGGACCCCCATCCGCGCCCCGTGCTGGTCTCGCTCGCCCGCGCCGGAACGCCCGTCGGCGTCCTGATGCGCCGCTGGGCCCAGTACCGCCACGGCCTGGACCTGCCGCACTACGCGGTCTCCATCGTGCGCGGCCGGGGCATCGACCCGAACGCGCTGCGCTGGCTCGCCGCCCACCACGACCCCGCCGACGTCGTCTTCGTCGACGGGTGGACCGGCAAGGGCGCCATCACCCGTGAACTGGCCGCCGCCCTGGGCGAGTTCCCCGAGTTCGCGGACTTCGACCCGGAGATCGCGGTGCTCGCCGACCCCGGCTCCTGTGTGCGCACCTACGGCACCCGCGAGGACTTCCTGATCCCCTCCGCCTGTCTCAACTCCACGGTGTCCGGCCTGATATCGCGCACCGTGCTGCGCGGCGACCTCATCGGCCCGGGTGACTTCCACGGCGCGAAGTTCTACCGGGAACTGGCCGGCGCCGACGTCTCGGGCCACTTCCTCGACTCCGTCGCCGCGCGCTTCGAGGAGGTCGCCCCCGAGGTGGAGCGCGATGCCAAGGCCCTGCGGGACACCGACCGCACCCCGAGCTGGGAGGGCTGGGCCGCCGTCGAGCGCATCAGCGAGGAGTACGGCATCCACGACGTCAACCTGGTCAAACCCGGCGTGGGCGAGACCACCCGGGTGCTGCTGCGCCGGGTCCCCTGGAAGATCCTCGCCGGGCGCGGCGCCGGAGCCGACCTCGACCACATCCGGCTCCTCGCCGAGCAGCGCGGCGTACCGGTCGAGGAGGTGGACGGCCTGCCGTACAGCTGTGTCGGCCTCATCCACCCCCAGTACACCCGGGGCGCGACCGGCGCCGACGGCACGGCGGTGGTCGCGCAGTGA
- a CDS encoding HAD family hydrolase: protein MNAARTLVASDLDRTLIYSAAALALTMPDHRAPRLLCVEVHEHKPLSYVTEEAARLLAELKSSSVFVPTTTRTRKQYQRIQLPGPPSKFAICANGGHLLVDGVSDVEWARSVTDRIATECAPLDEVRAHVRAVADPHWLRKERIAEDLFVYLVVERELLPGEWVKELAAWADPLGWTVSLQGRKIYAVPKPLTKSAAVREVARRTGAELTLAAGDSLLDADLLLAADQGWRPGHGELAEAGWLAPGTEALVERGVLAGEEILRRFLARAAR, encoded by the coding sequence GTGAACGCCGCCCGCACGCTCGTCGCCAGCGATCTCGACCGCACCCTGATCTACTCGGCCGCCGCCCTCGCCCTCACCATGCCCGACCACCGGGCGCCGCGGCTGCTCTGCGTCGAGGTGCACGAGCACAAGCCCCTGTCGTACGTCACCGAGGAAGCGGCCCGGCTGCTCGCCGAGCTGAAGTCGTCCTCGGTGTTCGTGCCCACCACCACCCGCACCCGCAAGCAGTACCAGCGCATCCAACTCCCCGGCCCGCCCTCGAAGTTCGCGATCTGCGCCAACGGCGGCCACCTGCTCGTGGACGGGGTGTCCGACGTGGAGTGGGCCCGTTCGGTGACGGACCGCATCGCCACCGAGTGTGCTCCCCTCGACGAGGTCCGCGCCCATGTGCGGGCCGTCGCCGATCCGCACTGGCTGCGCAAGGAGCGGATCGCCGAGGACCTGTTCGTCTATCTCGTGGTGGAGCGGGAGCTGCTGCCCGGGGAGTGGGTCAAGGAGCTCGCCGCCTGGGCCGACCCGCTCGGCTGGACGGTCTCGCTCCAGGGGCGCAAGATCTACGCCGTGCCGAAGCCGCTCACCAAGAGCGCCGCGGTGCGGGAAGTGGCCCGCAGGACCGGCGCCGAGCTCACCCTCGCCGCCGGGGACTCGCTCCTCGACGCGGACCTGCTGCTCGCCGCAGACCAAGGCTGGCGGCCGGGCCACGGCGAGCTCGCCGAGGCCGGCTGGCTGGCCCCGGGCACCGAGGCGCTGGTCGAGCGGGGGGTGCTGGCGGGGGAGGAGATCCTGCGCCGCTTCCTGGCCCGCGCCGCACGCTGA
- a CDS encoding O-methyltransferase — MSKGNSTKITDELYAYMLAHNPPLDEVQRDLVKTTYARLPDHAGMQSAEEQAPLLAFLVRLVNARHVVEVGTFTGFSALAMAQALPADGKLIACDISEEWTAYGKEAWARAEVADRIELRIAPALDTLRAMPAEPHIDFAYLDADKGNYIAYWEELVPRMRPGGLIAADNVLYHGTVLDAEATGSPAAIRAFNEHVAKDPRMDSVMLTVADGLTLSRKI, encoded by the coding sequence ATGAGCAAGGGAAACAGCACCAAGATCACCGATGAGCTGTACGCCTACATGCTGGCCCACAACCCGCCCCTGGACGAGGTCCAGCGGGACCTGGTGAAGACCACCTACGCCCGGCTGCCCGACCACGCGGGGATGCAGTCGGCCGAGGAGCAGGCACCGCTCCTCGCCTTCCTGGTACGCCTGGTGAACGCCCGCCATGTCGTCGAGGTGGGCACCTTCACCGGGTTCTCGGCCCTCGCCATGGCCCAGGCGCTGCCCGCCGACGGCAAGCTGATCGCCTGCGACATCTCCGAGGAGTGGACGGCGTACGGCAAGGAGGCCTGGGCGAGGGCCGAGGTCGCCGACCGCATCGAGCTGCGGATCGCGCCCGCCCTGGACACCCTGCGCGCGATGCCGGCCGAACCGCACATCGACTTCGCCTACCTGGACGCGGACAAGGGCAACTACATCGCGTACTGGGAGGAGTTGGTGCCCCGGATGCGGCCCGGCGGCCTCATCGCCGCGGACAACGTGCTGTACCACGGCACGGTCCTCGACGCGGAGGCCACCGGGTCGCCCGCGGCGATCCGCGCCTTCAACGAACACGTCGCCAAGGACCCGCGGATGGACAGCGTCATGCTGACCGTCGCGGACGGCCTGACGCTGTCCCGCAAGATCTGA
- a CDS encoding FmdB family zinc ribbon protein yields MPRYEYRCRSCGDTFELSRPMAESSAPAACPAGHDDTVKLLSTVAVGGAATPGPAPSAGGGGGCCGGGCCG; encoded by the coding sequence ATGCCTCGTTACGAATACCGCTGCCGCTCCTGCGGCGACACCTTCGAACTCAGCCGCCCGATGGCCGAGTCCTCGGCCCCCGCCGCCTGCCCGGCCGGTCACGACGACACCGTGAAGCTGCTGTCCACGGTGGCCGTGGGCGGCGCCGCCACGCCCGGCCCTGCCCCGTCCGCGGGCGGCGGCGGAGGCTGCTGCGGGGGCGGCTGCTGCGGCTGA
- a CDS encoding DUF4383 domain-containing protein produces the protein MATHTISQRINHSRVSLNEHLPIDHRLNSVYRFGAGAMGIVLLIFGILGLIHRIGFFDTGGDTVAGLSTNGALSVLSIVVGLLLLYGMVRGGNFASTLNIVLGVLFLVSGFVNLALLDTSRNFLAFQMQNVLFSFAVGLLLMVFGMYGRVTGFLPYDNPYWRARHEHLDEERP, from the coding sequence ATGGCCACCCATACGATCTCCCAGCGCATCAACCACAGCCGCGTCTCGCTCAACGAGCACCTGCCGATCGATCACCGTCTCAACAGCGTCTACCGCTTCGGTGCCGGCGCCATGGGCATCGTTCTGCTGATCTTCGGCATCCTCGGTCTGATCCATCGGATCGGCTTCTTCGACACCGGCGGTGACACCGTCGCCGGGCTCAGCACCAACGGCGCGCTGAGCGTGCTGTCGATCGTCGTCGGCCTGCTGCTCCTGTACGGGATGGTCAGGGGCGGCAACTTCGCCTCGACGCTCAACATCGTGCTCGGCGTCCTGTTCTTGGTGAGCGGCTTCGTGAATCTGGCCCTGCTCGACACCTCGCGCAACTTCCTGGCCTTCCAGATGCAGAACGTGCTGTTCAGCTTCGCGGTCGGGCTGCTCCTGATGGTGTTCGGGATGTACGGGCGCGTCACCGGCTTCCTGCCGTACGACAACCCGTACTGGAGGGCGCGCCACGAGCACCTCGACGAGGAGCGCCCCTAG